The sequence GTCCATCCAGTGTGAAATTGTACCAGATGGTTAACAGCACCCTGCGGGTGTACTGGCGTTATTCCCCCGGCCTGTATAACTACACTGCTGACCTGTACGGTACCAGGTCCAACTATACCTGCAATGCAGCACAAGGGTCCAATGTGTGTGATGTGGCTGAGATACTGTGTGGGGAAATGTACACAGTCGTGGTCTCTCCTTTAACACAGGACGGCTTGAAAGTCATGTTCTGCCCCAGAAGACTCTACTCAGGTTtagaattatattaataaatgaagaAGGGGAAATTGTTTTTAACAAAATATCAGAGTTAGAACTAGAGGCAATAGTTAATGATTTGCGTTGATAGCAGAAAAGACTAAAAAGAtactttcaaaaatgtatgttgtttcaaacctggaTGCCTtaatttttcttctgtggaacacaaaaggagatgatgggCAGTATCTGAGTCTCAGTTCCAATATaccttcattgcatctttttttctataattctgtatgaaagtgaatggtgactgaggctgtcattctgcttaacatcttttaACAAACATGTTTGTTAGTATGTGTAATGCTAACTTTTACACATTTTAGTAGCATTAAATATAATAAAGGGGAGACACTGTGTTGTTACTTTAAAAtttctatttaattatatttttcttcttttttttttatcattatttggaCTGAATTacatttctttgtcttttcagTTTCCTGTTCTGGAAACACTGTGGGAATGGGTATGTATTGTCAGTGTTACTTTATATTGCTAATGCaagaattttagtttttattaactAGTTAATTTAATAACTAGTTCATTTATATGAAACTTTTAGGAACATGTACCACATGAATCACCATAAGTCTTTttttagagggtggaggagtatgAACTAGACCCCTAATGTGAGTTTTTCCTATAAAATACGAACTCACACACACGGTCTCATGGGACAGGTTTACGCTGTAAATTACCCGCGTTTGGGAACAGGGCATTAGTTACTGGAGCCTTTTGGATCCACGGTAAGATAAACATTATTGTATCATGTGACCACGTGGACATTCCAGATTGGCTTATTGCTGTACAGTCTGAGACAATACATTGTAACACGTGCACTCTTGGGAATCAAGACGCGTATCTTAGTCTGAATTGGCTTAAACGTGACAGAAAAAGCGACAGATATCTTTACATTTATGACCAATAAACGTGACCCAAAGTGTTTGGAAAAATTAAGAGACTAACtagtgtttctgaaatatgaaacATAAAAACTGGTGGACTAAAATGTCTTAACAGGGTTAGCTACAGCTAAAACACAAGACTTAGATATTTTCTAGTAATAGATGTGAACGTTAATGTTTTTATCTATCTGTAAGTgaaacagattttctttttttttaccaagcTTTTTGGTTATTTAGCTTATTACAGAGTAATAACATAGTAACTCATTTGTAAAGTTTCTCTACATTGGTTCTGCAttcaatgtgcatttttatcagtATGTATGCTCCCTGTGAATCAAACCCTTGATTTTAGTGTTGCTAACACCATGTTCTTGTAGTTGTACTAGAGGAACTTCATGATTGGCTAACCACTTTGCATGCATTCTtaagagttgtgtgtttgttatcAGGTCCAAAATATTTGACACATATGCATTTTGCtatctgacacctttctaagatCATGCAAACCTATTTAGTAACAAGACATTTTGATAAATTCGTTTTAGCAGACAGCAGTGGCGTAACTACTGGCAGTGCAGGATGTTTAGGAGTACTTGGGCCTGGGGTGAAAGGGGGCTGACCGTAAGGGAATCATGGAAGGGACTATGGGCCCGACAGTTGATGAAAATGACTGAGGGAATGCCCACACTCTCGGAAGGCGAAAACAACCGAGGGGAACTGATGCTGTATTCCAATGGTTCCCAACCCTTGTCCTGGAGTAACcctaacactgcacattttggatgtctcccttatttTACACACCCAGTTCTGCTCATGGAGCCTCTACTAATGAgcagatgagttgaatcaggtgtgttagatAAGGGAGACATCCAACTCATTCAAATGATTCACAACAGGGCATCAACAAATTGCTCAACATCATCTTCAAGTGCCGCTTTGAAGTTTAAACTCTACATGAAAAGGGCTGCAGACAACAGCCATGTTtgaaatggcatactacccatactactcttaatGCTTCTGCCGTATGGCAGAAATagcaagagtagtatggtagtataccATTTCAAACACAGCCAATTTCTTGTTCTGCATTATAGCACTGGCACTGCCCACATAACAATTCTTCATCCGAATTGTCTGTTAATCATTAGCTGACGCTTCGAAAAGTAGGGTTCAAAATTTAAACCCcatttgggtttgttttgtaccAAAGATTACCTGTTAATAGGTCCTTTCTCCATAACTTGCTCATTTACCCTGAATCATTGAACACTGATTATGCTTCATAAGCCGGCAACACGTGCagtcatgtaaatgcaataaacccTGTTCCTTTATTGCCGTAAAGGCCATAAACGGCTTATGAATAACCCAATCAACATggatagatttttgcccattacacaGATTTCGTGTTACCCCATGTTGTTACCGGTTCATCCAATGTGCGCACGAGTTGAGTGCAGAACTATTCACGGTTTGACGTCAAAAGTAGACAATAatgtgattatttcaaatgtcacgtAAATGCAAATTCTTGCCTTGTCAGTGTCTTTATTATTGCTGAAAATTGGTTATGTTTAGGCGTAGGGCAAAGTTAGGTGCGCAACAATATACAGTAGtgtaatgtaaattaaattattatgacTAAATTCGGTGACGCCTTTACGTGAGTCGCAATGAGGAGTCGCAAACTCTTttttgaaaaagagaaaaatttgCATTTCGTTTAGTTTTATTTGACTCATTTCATATATGCTAAATTGAATATGGCGGTAATCTTGATCTGTTGTTATAATTTCTACATTTGAAAGTCTTGATTAAGATCTTGAAAGAAGACTTGCATAGTCCAACAGGGAGTTAAAGGGAGTTGTTGTGGGATCCATTACTTAAAGTGAACAACACTAAGATTGAGCACTTAAGTCATGAAATATTATGAGTCCTGGATCAAAGTTGAACCGCCCCAAATGTCCCAGTCTAATGTCTTTTTGTGTTCTGTTAAAGGTCACAGCTGAAAGAATATGGTACTCTGACGTCATCATCATAAACAGGAGGACAGTTTCTTCTCAACACGAAGACCTTTCATCTTGCCCCATTTATATACCGTTTGCCACAAATAGAGATGATTATTGGCTCAAtgaaaattgcacaaaaaaaaaagtgatacaaaaatgtacataaagtaTTTATTTCAGTTACATTGTTACCACTTTAAAATGTGTCATggcttttatatttacatttacactctCTTTTTATTgggattttttaattttatactaCAAATTATATTACTCAATGCATGCAATTAAAGCCAAACTTTTATGTCCAAAATGgcaatatgttttgtttgttcaatGAAGCACAATTACATGACATATTCTGATAAACTTTACTGTTTTTACTTTTTACGGTTAAAAGTTCTGTGCTAAATGATAAAATTATTCCAGCAACACTTGAAGAAAGCTTCAAAAGGACTGAACCAGTGTCATGTACAGGGTTGACCTCTACTAAAGTGGGTTAGAGAGAAATCTAAACAGCACAAGTCTCAGGAATCGCCCCAGGTCGTGTCCTTTGGTTGATACTTTACATTGAATTagttttatgtgtttgtttattgatGGCCTAAAGCCTAAGTACCTCTACtgcaattacatgtaaatataatagCAACCTTTAGCACTCTGAATAAACCATATGAAGCATTCATTATTTAGACTTtttgtaaataagtaaataaaaaaatgtatacaaattctTCCAAATTCTCATGTTAACATTATGAGAAACCAGtgtaaaacagtttttatttctgttatatataaatgtttgtaaCATACTAAGAAAATGGTGCCACTAACTTTGTATCTTAGAATACTTAGTTTTCTTTTATAGGTGCTTTGCATTACATTCTATGAATTGAATAGGCAGGTCTATTTTCTCCCTCCCATATTTTCTTCATTGTGAGCTCCGTAAGAGAGCTAGACAAAGACACTGCAATCCTTCATTATCTCATAGACGTTTTAAATAGACTGAATTGTTCTAAATATGGCATGGAGCCCATTTTATGATATTTAAACATCATTTGATATTGAGTTACCAGAGGTAAAGGTCAAAATTCAAGGACCCATCCAAAGGGGGATGGAGGGGGCTGTCTCCAATGATATTTGCATGTTCCAGAAAGTAAATAGTCAATTGTCAACCCACTGACTTCTCCTTGTATTCCCCCTGTAATTCtaaattaatttctttacaaTATTTTGCAGTTGCTACAGGCTGATTCGGaagaaatataaaaagaaataatatatttgttattgcCATAAACAACTCagttcatatatacatatatatatttaattttgtctTGCCAGTAAACAATGGAGAAAGACCTCAATGGCAAATGTATGTATTAATATGAATTTAGACAATTAAAACAGGATGGGACATTCTAACAAGTCATTTGCATTCAACAAAGAGGGAGTTCAAACAGAGAAAAATACAGTTGGTGCAGATCCTCCACCTGACACCACACCTCGAAGACACTGAatcaaacacaaaagaaacacagCCACACCTCATTTAGCTCAGAGACAAACAGTCGCCtggaaatagagagagaaaaataggccaaaaaaaaaaaaaaaagagagagctgTGGGAGGAGCGAGGAACGCGATGAGATATGCCTGTGTGGGAAGAGAGAGACCGGAAGGTGAGGTGTGTTATGAACACAGAGTTCCTGATCCAATAAAACAGTCCTGGT comes from Xyrauchen texanus isolate HMW12.3.18 chromosome 9, RBS_HiC_50CHRs, whole genome shotgun sequence and encodes:
- the LOC127649366 gene encoding fibronectin type III domain-containing protein 7-like, whose product is MVNSTLRVYWRYSPGLYNYTADLYGTRSNYTCNAAQGSNVCDVAEILCGEMYTVVVSPLTQDGLKVMFCPRRLYSVSCSGNTVGMGHS